The Natranaeroarchaeum aerophilus DNA window GAGACCGTTCCGGGCTTCCGGTCGGTCTGGCGCGCGAACTCTAGAACGCCGGTCGTTCCCAGAGCCACCGCCTCGTAGGCCTCGCGTTCGGCGTCGGACAGGATACTTATTAGTCGGCGATTCCTCACTGCTCGTGCGATTTCTCGCAACCGAGGACATGGCCCCGGCGTCACTGATCGCAAACGAAGTGTTCCGGACGGTCTCGCCGGGCCACGTCAGCGAGCGACTGGCAAAGCTCGAACACGCCGGGCTGGTCCACCGCGCCGGAATGGATTCGTTCGATCTGACCTCCGAAGGCGAGCGGTATCTCGACGGCGACCTCGACGTCGAGTACCAGCCACGCCCGCGGCGGGTGTAGGCGTCGCTCGGTGGGCAAGGAGAGAGAAAGAGAGCGCGTTATCGATCTTCGACTTCGTACTCGAACAGCGTCGCCGACGTGTCGGTGTCGGCGCTGTTCCAGATCACGCTGATCTCGGTGCCGGGGTCGAGTTCATCGGGACTGCTCCCGCCGAAGTTGGCGTTATCAGCAGTGGTGAATCCATTTCCATCCGCGGCGATATAGAGCGAACTCTGTGATCGAAGTCCCTCGTCGGAGTCCGACCAGTCGGCACCCGTCTCGCTGACGGTCTCGCCGTTGACGACGACCGAGATCGTGTCGAGGTCCTCGATCGTGTTTCCGGACATGTGGTACACGCGAACGAACTGGTCGTGGTCCCCACCGTACTGTTCGGCGTCGAATCGGACGTCGGGTGATTCCTCGACATCGCCCGCGCTCTGGTAGAGGTCGATGGCGAAGATGCCGAGAACTGAGGCGAGGATTACGACTATCGCGACCAGCAAGATAGTGCCGATTACACTACTTTGTGCAGTATCGTTTGAAAGAAGTCGCGTCATGTTTTTTTCTGGGAACTGGAACTGGATGTGATCCAGCTTAGTTCACTTCGTAAGTCTGGAGGACGGATGAGTCGCCCCCGTCATCAGATTCCCAGACAATTCGAATTGTATCTCCGCTACTTAGCTCACTTGCGTCGGTTGGGTTATCGATCGTGAAGTCCGCATCGTTAGCGATCGTAACTTCATCGCCGCTACCACCAGCCGGGTCTATATCACCAGATGCGGCAATGGTAGCAGAGTTGCCGGCAGACACTTGGCCACCGTCATCGAAGATAGCATCAGCATTGCCGGGTGTGGCCTCGTCTCTGATCTCAAAAGCCTCATCTCCATTTACAGTTACTTCGAGGTTATTGTGATCAATCGAAGATCCTGACTGATGTGTGACTTCTACGACAGTTGCCACGCTAGGATCAGCGTTATCATCTATGGTGTCAAATTCTTCTGTACTTTGACTAAAGTCCCAACTCGCTTGGGGAACTGTCGACTGATCGTCGCCGATACCAATGACAAACGCTCCAATTACGGCGGCCAGAATTACGGTTATTGCCACCATTAAGATGACCCCTATGACTGGCGAGACCGCATTTTCTTGAGATGAGAAATTTTTGAAATTCATCATCTGCTTACTTCGTAGGTTGCAAGTACAGATGAGTCTCCACCACTATCAGACTCCCATACGACACGGATAGTTGGATCATCGTTGAGGTCATCACCGTCATTGTCGTTGGGAATCTCGAAAGTTGCGCCAGCACTTACTGGGTCACTACTCCAGCTTGGTGTCGTGAGTTCAACACCGTTGTTAGTCACGTCCAGATTCGACTCGTCAATCGAATCGCCAGCTGAATGAGTGATTGTCAAATCACCATCTTCTCCCTCGTCATCAAAATCAAAACTGGCCTGCGGAACAGCTTCTTGATCATCACCAATACCAATTACGAACGCACCAATCACAGCCGCGAGAATCACCGTGATTGCGACCATGAGTATAACACCGATAACCGGTGACACCGCACGTTCGTCGCCGTCCGTTTCGAATAGTTTTTTGAAATCCATAGTTTTCCTTAGTTTTCGTTGTTCGCGCCGACATCCAGCCAAAGGATTAATATCTTACACTTGAATGGTGTAAGATGAGGCAAGGGGTCGAGGGCTACAACACCCCTCCTCGCCTGTCCTTTCACGTGCTGTCGGCGTTACAGGTAGTAAGACAGCCACCCCTAATAAAACTTGAGCCAAATATGATGAACTACTACATAAATGGCACCTAATTAGCACGTATCTATAATAAAATGAATACTATCGGACTCTCGCCCAAAGCTCTCGCGCACCTACGACGTCCAGAACCGTTCGGACGCATGGGAGGCCGTAGAGGACTATCAACGGTATCTCGACGTCGCCGCCCAGAACCCAGACAGTGGCTCCAGCGCGCTCTCGTCGAAACTGGAGATGCCGCGCGGGCGGATCCGCTCGTGGGAGAACGGAGCAAAGCCCGACCCCGCCCGCGCCGTCGAGGTCGCCGAGCAACGCGACTGGTTCGGGAGTGTCGAGACCGACGAGTTCGCGGCGCTGAACCAGCTCGTCGCGTGGATCTTCTCCGGCGGGTCGATCTCCACGGACACCTACGCCCCGCATTTCGCCGTCGACGACGCGACCGAGTCACGGGTGACCGACGCGCTGGAGACGCTGGGGCTCGACTGGCGACGCGAGCGCGACGACGAGCCCGATCGGGCGACCGAGATTGTCCCCACGGAGCACGCCTCAATACTCGGGCGGGCGCTGTCGGTCCTCGGCGCACCGATCGGAGACAAGAACGACCACGCCGAGATCTCCCTGCCGGAGTACCTCGACGACGCCCCAGACGAGATCAGGGCCGAGTTCGTCGATGTTTACCTCCGGAACCGAGCCCAAAGTCACGACGACAAGGGAACGCTGACACTCCGGGAAGAACGCGCCGATCGCTACCTCCAGGAACTCGCGGCGCTCGTCGAGGACGTTGCCGGGGAACAGGTGACGGTCAGCGACAAGAACGTGATCCTTTCGGCCGCGGCGGCCAACGCGCTGTACGGGAATTCTCGGCCGTTTTGAGGTGTGCCTATCTGGATAATTCAGAACTGTATTTGGGAAACACAATTGATAAGTTAATTCCATCGCCATCTGCTGTCAGACACATAACCTATGGCAATTGCTGAATCCCATCGTGAGGTTGCGTCTACCCATACCGGCGAATCT harbors:
- a CDS encoding MarR family transcriptional regulator is translated as MRFLATEDMAPASLIANEVFRTVSPGHVSERLAKLEHAGLVHRAGMDSFDLTSEGERYLDGDLDVEYQPRPRRV
- a CDS encoding type IV pilin, producing MTRLLSNDTAQSSVIGTILLVAIVVILASVLGIFAIDLYQSAGDVEESPDVRFDAEQYGGDHDQFVRVYHMSGNTIEDLDTISVVVNGETVSETGADWSDSDEGLRSQSSLYIAADGNGFTTADNANFGGSSPDELDPGTEISVIWNSADTDTSATLFEYEVEDR
- a CDS encoding type IV pilin translates to MNFKNFSSQENAVSPVIGVILMVAITVILAAVIGAFVIGIGDDQSTVPQASWDFSQSTEEFDTIDDNADPSVATVVEVTHQSGSSIDHNNLEVTVNGDEAFEIRDEATPGNADAIFDDGGQVSAGNSATIAASGDIDPAGGSGDEVTIANDADFTIDNPTDASELSSGDTIRIVWESDDGGDSSVLQTYEVN
- a CDS encoding type IV pilin — encoded protein: MDFKKLFETDGDERAVSPVIGVILMVAITVILAAVIGAFVIGIGDDQEAVPQASFDFDDEGEDGDLTITHSAGDSIDESNLDVTNNGVELTTPSWSSDPVSAGATFEIPNDNDGDDLNDDPTIRVVWESDSGGDSSVLATYEVSR